The Streptomyces spororaveus genome includes a region encoding these proteins:
- a CDS encoding DUF3093 domain-containing protein has product MQLSTAHHDERLTAPRSWWGIAVLVGLACALMLLPLGTMPLLAGLVGGTALAGLVVSSYGSARVRVVNGALAAGDARIPVTALGEPEILDAEESRAWRTYKADTRAFMLMRSYVPTAVRVEVTDPADPTPYVYVSTREPQALVAALLAARARAA; this is encoded by the coding sequence ATGCAGCTCTCCACCGCGCACCACGACGAACGTCTGACCGCCCCCCGCTCCTGGTGGGGCATCGCCGTACTGGTCGGCCTCGCGTGCGCGCTGATGCTGCTGCCGCTGGGGACGATGCCCCTGCTGGCCGGTCTGGTCGGGGGCACCGCGCTGGCCGGTCTGGTGGTCAGTTCGTACGGCTCCGCGCGCGTGCGCGTGGTGAACGGTGCGCTGGCGGCGGGGGACGCGCGGATCCCGGTGACGGCCCTGGGCGAGCCCGAGATCCTCGACGCCGAGGAGTCGCGCGCCTGGCGCACCTACAAGGCGGACACCCGCGCCTTCATGCTGATGCGCAGCTACGTGCCGACCGCGGTCCGCGTCGAGGTCACCGATCCGGCCGACCCGACCCCGTACGTGTACGTCTCCACCCGTGAGCCGCAGGCCCTGGTGGCGGCCCTGCTCGCCGCCCGCGCCCGGGCGGCCTGA
- a CDS encoding OB-fold nucleic acid binding domain-containing protein: protein MSAEPRPEKPAKPARPAGRFRRMIERLSTSQEELHSAELQEDAEAAGCTRICDCHDRQIVKVTGTLRTVTLRPRAGVPALEAELFDGSAALDVVWLGRRSIVGIEPGRRMIASGRISMTHGRRVLFNPKYELRPLGQEH from the coding sequence ATGAGTGCTGAACCGCGTCCCGAGAAGCCCGCGAAGCCGGCCAGGCCTGCGGGCCGGTTCCGCCGGATGATTGAGCGGCTGTCCACCTCCCAGGAGGAGCTGCATTCGGCGGAGCTGCAGGAGGACGCAGAAGCCGCGGGGTGCACGCGGATCTGCGACTGCCACGACCGTCAGATAGTCAAGGTGACCGGAACCCTGCGTACGGTCACCCTGCGGCCGCGCGCGGGCGTTCCCGCCCTGGAGGCCGAGCTCTTCGACGGCTCGGCCGCGCTGGACGTGGTCTGGCTCGGCCGTCGCTCGATCGTGGGAATCGAGCCCGGCCGACGCATGATCGCCTCGGGGCGCATCTCCATGACCCACGGCCGTCGGGTGCTCTTCAACCCGAAGTACGAACTCCGCCCGCTCGGACAGGAGCACTGA
- a CDS encoding DUF4193 domain-containing protein, which translates to MATDYDTPRKTDDDVDNDSIEELKARRNEKSTSSADMDEFDSVESMELPGADLSNEELAVRVLPKQADEFTCMSCFLVHHRSQLAREKNGQPICRDCD; encoded by the coding sequence ATGGCAACGGACTACGACACCCCGCGCAAGACCGACGATGACGTCGACAACGACAGCATCGAAGAGCTGAAGGCCCGGCGCAACGAGAAGTCGACCTCGTCCGCGGACATGGACGAATTCGACTCTGTCGAAAGCATGGAGCTTCCCGGTGCGGACCTCTCCAATGAGGAGCTGGCCGTCCGGGTCCTGCCCAAGCAGGCCGATGAGTTCACCTGCATGAGCTGCTTCCTGGTGCACCACCGCAGCCAGCTGGCACGTGAGAAGAACGGCCAGCCGATCTGTCGCGACTGCGACTGA
- a CDS encoding response regulator transcription factor, whose product MRVLVVEDEQLLADAVATGLRREAMAVDVVYDGAAALERVGVNDYDVVVLDRDLPLVHGDDVCRKIVELGMPTRVLMLTASGDVSDRVEGLELGADDYLPKPFAFTELTARVRALGRRTTVALPPVLERAGIKLDPNRREVFREGKEVQLAPKEFAVLEVLMRSEGTVVSAEQLLEKAWDENTDPFTNVVRVTVMTLRRKLGEPPVIVTVPGSGYRI is encoded by the coding sequence GTGCGCGTACTCGTCGTCGAGGACGAGCAGCTGCTCGCCGATGCGGTGGCCACCGGACTACGCCGGGAGGCCATGGCCGTGGACGTCGTGTACGACGGCGCCGCCGCCCTGGAGCGGGTCGGCGTGAACGACTACGACGTGGTCGTGCTCGACCGGGACCTCCCGCTCGTGCACGGTGACGACGTGTGCCGGAAGATCGTCGAGCTCGGCATGCCCACCCGCGTGCTGATGCTGACCGCCTCCGGTGACGTCAGCGACCGGGTGGAGGGGCTGGAGCTCGGCGCGGACGACTACCTGCCCAAGCCCTTCGCCTTCACGGAGCTGACCGCCCGCGTCCGGGCGCTCGGACGGCGCACCACGGTCGCGCTGCCGCCCGTACTGGAGCGGGCGGGCATCAAGCTGGACCCGAACCGGCGGGAGGTGTTCCGCGAGGGCAAGGAGGTCCAGCTGGCACCGAAGGAGTTCGCGGTGCTGGAGGTGCTCATGCGCAGCGAGGGGACCGTCGTCTCCGCCGAGCAGCTGCTGGAGAAGGCCTGGGACGAGAACACCGACCCCTTCACCAACGTCGTACGGGTGACCGTGATGACCCTGCGCCGCAAGCTGGGGGAGCCGCCGGTCATCGTGACCGTGCCCGGTTCCGGATACCGGATCTGA
- the dut gene encoding dUTP diphosphatase — protein sequence MSQSNHDSRRPVDVLIRRVDPEVPIPAYGHPGDAGCDLVTTEAAELEPGERAVLPTGVSIALPDGYAAFVHPRSGLAARCGLALVNAPGTVDAGYRGEIKVIVVNLDPRESVRFERFDRIAQLVVQRVEKVRFHEVAELPGSARAEGGFGSTGGHAAVAGSGAGQQGGNGYASVVTDREGQ from the coding sequence ATGTCCCAGAGCAACCACGACTCCCGCCGGCCGGTCGACGTACTGATCCGCCGCGTCGACCCGGAGGTGCCGATTCCGGCATACGGGCACCCCGGCGACGCCGGCTGCGACCTCGTCACCACCGAAGCCGCCGAGCTGGAGCCCGGCGAGCGCGCCGTCCTGCCCACCGGCGTCTCGATCGCCCTGCCCGACGGGTACGCGGCCTTCGTGCACCCGCGGTCCGGCCTGGCCGCCCGCTGCGGGCTCGCGCTCGTGAATGCCCCGGGGACGGTGGATGCCGGGTACCGTGGGGAGATCAAGGTGATCGTGGTCAATCTCGACCCTCGCGAGAGCGTCCGGTTCGAGCGTTTCGACCGCATTGCCCAGCTGGTTGTCCAGCGGGTCGAGAAGGTGCGCTTCCACGAGGTGGCGGAACTTCCCGGCTCGGCCCGGGCCGAAGGGGGTTTCGGCTCCACCGGCGGTCATGCGGCCGTGGCCGGATCCGGGGCTGGTCAGCAGGGTGGGAATGGCTACGCTTCGGTCGTTACCGACCGGGAAGGACAGTGA
- a CDS encoding PaaI family thioesterase — protein sequence MSGPKTALTPPADAAAPVRHPDAPAPGELLGAHYEHCFGCGEGQPHGLHLEARAGEGVRVTAEFTVRPAHQGAPGLAHGGVLATALDETLGSLNWLLRVIAVTGRLETDFVRPVPVDTVLYLEAEVTAVAGRKIYCTAVGRIGGPQGPVAVRADALFIEVKVDHFIDNGRPEEIRAAMADPDQVRRARAFEVNP from the coding sequence GTGAGTGGACCAAAGACAGCCCTGACGCCCCCGGCCGACGCCGCCGCGCCGGTCAGGCACCCCGACGCGCCCGCACCCGGCGAGCTCCTCGGCGCGCACTACGAGCACTGTTTCGGCTGTGGTGAGGGCCAGCCCCACGGACTCCACCTGGAGGCCCGGGCGGGCGAGGGCGTACGCGTCACCGCCGAGTTCACCGTCAGGCCCGCGCACCAGGGCGCGCCCGGTCTCGCCCACGGCGGGGTGCTCGCCACCGCGCTCGACGAGACGCTGGGTTCCCTGAACTGGCTGCTGCGCGTCATCGCGGTGACGGGGCGGCTGGAGACCGACTTCGTGCGGCCCGTGCCGGTGGACACCGTCCTGTACCTGGAGGCCGAGGTCACCGCCGTCGCGGGGCGGAAGATCTACTGCACGGCCGTCGGCCGGATAGGCGGACCGCAGGGCCCGGTCGCCGTACGGGCCGACGCCCTCTTCATCGAGGTGAAGGTCGACCACTTCATCGACAACGGACGGCCCGAGGAGATCCGGGCGGCCATGGCCGACCCGGACCAGGTCAGGCGCGCACGCGCCTTTGAGGTGAACCCCTGA
- a CDS encoding sensor histidine kinase, whose product MATTPAPPAAPPKPTWDPGQPEGPFPWLRPTIRIRLTLLYGGMFLIAGILLLSIIYLLAAQALRQGNAIPFTIVRGQNIEVTSTTCSGVSGTNQPFDQFTAAINQCVLEQRRHALDDLLSRSLMALLGLSIIAFAFGYAMAGRVLSPLGKITRTARRVVGSDLTRRIELDGPDDELKELADTFDDMLDRLERAFTAQQRFVANASHELRTPLAINRTLLEVHLSDPGAPIELQQLGKTLLATNERSEQLVEGLLLLARSENQIVERKPVDLAEVASRAVDQVRGEAEAKGVEIRGERAPAVVQGNGVLLERIALNLVQNAVRYNVPEGGWVEVVTEAEHGQAVLLVSNTGPVVPAYEVDNLFEPFRRLRTERTGSDKGVGLGLSIARSVARAHGGRIQAVPREGGGLVMRVTLPL is encoded by the coding sequence GTGGCAACCACCCCGGCGCCACCGGCGGCGCCACCGAAACCGACATGGGACCCCGGCCAGCCCGAGGGTCCCTTCCCATGGCTGCGGCCGACCATCCGGATACGCCTCACCCTGCTGTACGGCGGGATGTTCCTGATCGCCGGGATCCTGCTGCTGTCGATCATCTACCTGCTCGCGGCGCAGGCCCTGCGGCAGGGCAACGCGATCCCCTTCACGATCGTCCGCGGTCAGAACATCGAGGTCACCAGCACCACCTGCTCCGGTGTGAGCGGCACCAACCAGCCGTTCGACCAGTTCACCGCGGCGATCAACCAGTGCGTCCTGGAACAGCGCCGGCACGCCCTGGACGACCTGCTGAGCCGGTCGCTGATGGCCCTGCTGGGGCTGAGCATCATCGCCTTCGCCTTCGGCTACGCGATGGCCGGCCGGGTCCTCTCGCCGCTCGGCAAGATCACCCGGACCGCCCGCCGGGTCGTGGGCTCCGACCTGACCCGGCGGATCGAGCTGGACGGGCCGGACGACGAGCTCAAGGAGCTCGCCGACACCTTCGACGACATGCTGGACCGGCTGGAACGGGCGTTCACCGCGCAGCAGCGGTTCGTGGCGAACGCCTCGCACGAGCTGCGGACGCCGCTCGCCATCAACCGGACCCTGCTGGAGGTGCACCTCTCCGACCCCGGGGCGCCGATCGAGCTCCAGCAGCTCGGGAAGACCCTGCTCGCCACCAACGAGCGCAGCGAGCAGCTGGTCGAGGGTCTGCTGCTGCTGGCCCGCAGCGAGAACCAGATCGTCGAGCGCAAACCCGTGGACCTGGCGGAGGTCGCCTCGCGCGCCGTCGACCAGGTGCGCGGCGAGGCCGAGGCGAAGGGCGTGGAGATCCGCGGCGAGCGCGCGCCGGCCGTCGTCCAGGGCAACGGCGTGCTGCTGGAGCGGATCGCGCTCAACCTGGTGCAGAACGCCGTCCGGTACAACGTGCCGGAGGGCGGCTGGGTCGAGGTGGTCACCGAGGCCGAGCACGGGCAGGCGGTCCTCCTGGTATCGAACACGGGTCCCGTTGTTCCCGCGTACGAGGTGGACAACCTCTTCGAGCCCTTCAGGCGGCTGCGTACGGAGCGCACGGGCAGCGACAAGGGTGTCGGGCTGGGTCTGTCGATCGCGCGCTCCGTGGCCCGCGCACACGGCGGCAGGATCCAGGCGGTACCCCGGGAGGGCGGTGGCCTCGTGATGCGTGTCACTCTTCCTTTGTGA
- a CDS encoding DUF3159 domain-containing protein codes for MTSFDKPTTPEPAGPRHAAGPSEDQKAVTQAALFDAFGGIRGTVETMLPGLLFVMIYTITRDVKWSAIAAGAVAVLLVIVRLLRRDTVKHAFSGVFGVGVGVAFALFTGDAKGFYLPGMIYGVGLGVAFTLSALVGFPLLGVILGPVFKENLSWRTRNPGRKKAYVKASLAWGLIFLAKYAILFPLYWWGGATELGWVLIALKLPPMVLAVYFTWVFLAKAPPPIDVIAEWEAKEAAEAAAKGSKA; via the coding sequence GTGACGTCATTCGACAAACCGACCACCCCGGAACCGGCCGGACCGCGCCACGCGGCCGGCCCCTCCGAGGACCAGAAGGCCGTGACCCAGGCAGCGCTCTTCGATGCCTTCGGCGGCATCCGCGGCACCGTGGAGACGATGCTGCCCGGGCTGCTCTTCGTCATGATCTACACGATCACCAGGGACGTGAAGTGGTCCGCCATCGCGGCGGGCGCGGTCGCGGTCCTGCTGGTGATCGTGCGGCTGCTGCGCAGGGACACGGTCAAGCACGCCTTCAGCGGGGTCTTCGGCGTGGGCGTGGGCGTGGCCTTCGCCCTGTTCACGGGCGACGCGAAGGGCTTCTACCTGCCGGGCATGATCTACGGCGTCGGCCTCGGCGTGGCGTTCACGCTCTCGGCGCTGGTGGGCTTCCCGCTGCTCGGCGTGATCCTGGGCCCGGTGTTCAAGGAGAACCTCTCCTGGCGCACCCGCAACCCCGGGCGCAAGAAGGCGTACGTCAAGGCCAGCCTGGCCTGGGGCCTGATCTTCCTCGCCAAGTACGCGATCCTCTTCCCGCTGTACTGGTGGGGTGGCGCGACGGAGCTGGGCTGGGTGCTGATCGCACTGAAGCTCCCGCCGATGGTGCTGGCCGTGTACTTCACCTGGGTCTTCCTGGCGAAGGCGCCGCCGCCGATCGACGTGATCGCGGAGTGGGAGGCCAAGGAGGCCGCCGAGGCCGCCGCCAAGGGATCCAAGGCCTGA
- a CDS encoding inositol monophosphatase family protein yields MSDELKAELLAVGLEAARQAGALLRDGRPADLAVAATKTSPIDVVTEMDIAAEKLITGILAERRPEDGLLGEEGADTPGTSGVRWVVDPLDGTVNYLYGLPSWGVSIAAEYGGESVVGVVAAPMRGETYHAALGGGAWLGTTRLACRPAAPLDQALLGTGFAYVQTRRAHQAEVAARIIPLVRDIRRGGSAALDLCDVAAGRLDGYYERGLNPWDLAAGDLIAREAGALTGGRPGEPASGELVLAATPAVFASLQPLLEESGAWHD; encoded by the coding sequence ATCTCTGACGAGCTGAAGGCCGAACTGCTGGCGGTGGGCCTGGAGGCCGCCCGGCAGGCCGGGGCTCTGCTGCGCGACGGCCGCCCGGCCGATCTGGCGGTGGCGGCGACGAAGACCAGCCCGATCGACGTGGTGACCGAGATGGACATCGCGGCGGAGAAGCTGATCACCGGCATCCTCGCCGAGCGGCGGCCCGAGGACGGGCTGCTGGGCGAGGAGGGCGCGGACACCCCGGGGACGAGCGGGGTGCGCTGGGTCGTCGACCCGCTGGACGGCACCGTGAACTACCTCTACGGGCTTCCGAGCTGGGGCGTGTCCATCGCGGCCGAGTACGGCGGCGAGAGCGTGGTCGGCGTCGTCGCGGCGCCGATGCGCGGGGAGACCTACCACGCGGCCCTCGGCGGCGGCGCGTGGCTCGGTACGACGCGCCTCGCCTGCCGGCCGGCGGCCCCGCTGGACCAGGCGCTGCTCGGCACCGGTTTCGCGTACGTGCAGACCCGGCGGGCCCACCAGGCCGAGGTCGCCGCGCGGATCATCCCGCTGGTGCGGGACATCCGGCGGGGCGGGTCGGCGGCGCTGGACCTGTGCGACGTGGCCGCCGGGCGGCTGGACGGCTACTACGAGCGGGGGCTCAACCCGTGGGACCTGGCGGCCGGTGACCTGATCGCCCGCGAGGCCGGGGCCCTGACCGGGGGCCGGCCGGGCGAGCCGGCCTCGGGCGAGCTGGTCCTGGCCGCCACACCGGCGGTGTTCGCCTCGCTGCAGCCGCTGCTGGAGGAGTCCGGAGCCTGGCACGACTAA
- a CDS encoding response regulator: MTRVLVVEDEPQIVRALVINLKARRYEVDAAADGASALELAAARHPDVVVLDLGLPDMDGVEVIKGLRGWTRVPILVLSARHSSDEKVEALDAGADDYVTKPFGMDELLARLRAAVRRAEPAAGSGEGEVIVETDGFTVDLAAKKAVREGRDVRLTPTEWHLLEVLVRNRGKLVSQKQLLQEVWGPSYGTETNYLRVYMAQLRRKLEADPSRPRHFITEPGMGYRFER; the protein is encoded by the coding sequence ATGACCCGGGTGCTCGTGGTGGAAGACGAGCCGCAGATCGTCCGAGCGCTTGTGATCAACCTGAAGGCGCGCAGATACGAGGTCGACGCCGCGGCCGACGGGGCGAGCGCACTGGAGCTCGCCGCCGCCCGCCATCCCGACGTCGTCGTCCTCGACCTCGGCCTGCCCGACATGGACGGCGTCGAGGTGATCAAGGGCCTGCGCGGCTGGACCCGGGTGCCGATCCTGGTCCTCTCCGCCCGGCACAGCTCCGACGAGAAGGTCGAGGCCCTGGACGCGGGCGCCGACGACTACGTCACCAAGCCCTTCGGCATGGACGAGCTGCTGGCACGGCTGCGCGCCGCCGTCCGCCGGGCCGAGCCGGCCGCGGGCTCCGGGGAGGGCGAGGTGATCGTGGAGACGGACGGCTTCACGGTGGACCTGGCCGCCAAGAAGGCCGTGCGCGAGGGACGCGACGTACGCCTGACGCCCACCGAGTGGCACCTGCTGGAGGTCCTGGTCCGCAACCGCGGCAAGCTGGTCAGCCAGAAGCAGCTGCTCCAGGAGGTCTGGGGGCCCTCGTACGGCACCGAGACGAACTACCTGCGGGTCTACATGGCCCAACTGCGGCGCAAACTGGAGGCGGACCCCTCGCGTCCGCGGCACTTCATCACCGAGCCGGGCATGGGATACCGCTTCGAGCGGTAG
- a CDS encoding DUF3710 domain-containing protein, with translation MFGRRKKNDSAKDGGAAEQVVDGVDEQDDAGEQENDAPRRVNLPPAPRPDGPWDVSEVLGNPADGRVDLGGILVPGVEGMELRVEVAGDAIVAATVVLGDSAVQLQAFAAPKKEGIWGEVREEIAAGITQQGGIIDEAQGSLGWELRAQVPVPLPDGQTGAQLVRFVGVDGPRWFLRGVISGQGAVRPESAGVLEQIFRDTVVVRGDGPMAPRDPIVLKLPNDAQMVPDGVQTDEQEGSRFGGGMGQLERGPEITEVR, from the coding sequence GTGTTCGGACGTCGCAAGAAGAACGACTCCGCCAAGGACGGCGGCGCGGCCGAGCAGGTCGTAGACGGCGTCGACGAGCAGGACGACGCGGGCGAGCAGGAGAACGACGCCCCGCGCCGGGTGAACCTGCCGCCGGCCCCGCGGCCCGACGGCCCCTGGGACGTCTCCGAGGTGCTCGGCAACCCGGCCGACGGCCGGGTCGACCTGGGCGGCATCCTCGTACCCGGTGTCGAGGGCATGGAGCTGCGCGTCGAGGTCGCCGGTGACGCGATCGTGGCCGCGACCGTGGTCCTGGGCGACAGCGCCGTGCAGCTGCAGGCCTTCGCCGCGCCCAAGAAGGAGGGCATCTGGGGCGAGGTCCGCGAGGAGATCGCCGCGGGTATCACCCAGCAGGGCGGCATCATCGACGAGGCCCAGGGTTCGCTGGGCTGGGAGCTGCGCGCCCAGGTGCCCGTACCGCTCCCGGACGGGCAGACCGGCGCACAGCTGGTCCGCTTCGTCGGCGTCGACGGCCCGCGCTGGTTCCTGCGCGGCGTCATCTCCGGTCAGGGCGCGGTGCGCCCCGAGTCGGCGGGTGTACTGGAGCAGATCTTCCGGGACACCGTCGTCGTCCGCGGAGACGGCCCGATGGCTCCCCGCGACCCGATCGTCCTGAAGCTGCCCAACGACGCGCAGATGGTGCCGGACGGCGTGCAGACGGACGAGCAGGAAGGCTCCCGCTTCGGCGGCGGCATGGGGCAGCTCGAACGAGGCCCGGAGATCACCGAGGTCCGCTGA
- a CDS encoding sensor histidine kinase, producing the protein MGRGKLRIYLGAAPGVGKTYAMLSEGHRRVERGADCVVGFVEHHGRPRTEVMLHGLEQVERRALTYRGAAFTELDVEALLARRPAVALVDELAHTNVPGSRNAKRWQDVEELLRAGIDVVSTVNIQHLESLGDVVEAITGVRQRETVPDEVVRRADQVELVDMSPQALRRRMAHGNIYKPEKVDAALSNYFRPGNLTALRELALLWVADRADEYLQQYRGEHDIRSTWQARERIVVGLTGGPEGRTLIRRASRMAAKSSGSEILAVYIARSDGLTAASPKELTVQRTLVEDLGGTFHHVIGDNIPDALLAFARGVNATQIVLGSSRRRSWQYVFGPGVGASVARDSGPDLDVHIVTHEHVAKGRGLPVVPSAARLGRSRITAGWVVGTILPVLLCLLLTHVDADLGLANDMLLFLSLTVAAALLGGLWPALASAALGSLLLNYFFAPPLHRFTVSDPKNIVAIAVFFGVAVSVASVVDLAARRTHQAARLRAESEILSFLAGSVLRGETTLDALLERVRETFAMESVALLERAGDLEPWKPAGSVGPSPVARPEDADVDMPIGDHMALALSGRVLPAEDRRVLGAFAAQAAVVLDRQRLVGEAEDARRMAEGNRIRTALLAAVSHDLRTPLASIKASVSSLRSADVEWSEEDRAELLEGIEDGADRLDHLVGNLLDMSRLQTGTVTPLIREIDLDEVVPMALGGVPEDSVLLDVPEALPMVAVDPGLLERTVANVVENAVKYSPAGVPVLVAASSLGDRVEVRVVDRGRGVPDEAKDRIFAPFQRYGDVPRGAGVGLGLAVARGFAEAMGGTLTAEDTPGGGLTMVLTLRAVPSGREAVRATVGGGATAGPVEPVEPVRPTAPIELDHDRDRTTRQKAGPQ; encoded by the coding sequence ATGGGACGCGGCAAGCTCAGGATCTACCTCGGCGCGGCACCCGGAGTGGGCAAGACCTACGCGATGCTCTCCGAAGGGCACCGCCGGGTGGAGCGGGGCGCGGACTGCGTCGTCGGCTTCGTCGAGCACCACGGCCGGCCGCGGACCGAGGTCATGCTCCACGGCCTCGAACAGGTCGAGCGCAGGGCCCTGACGTACCGGGGCGCCGCCTTCACCGAGCTGGACGTGGAGGCGCTCCTCGCCCGCAGGCCCGCCGTGGCCCTGGTGGACGAGCTCGCCCACACCAACGTGCCCGGTTCGCGCAACGCCAAGCGCTGGCAGGACGTGGAGGAGCTGCTGCGGGCCGGCATCGACGTCGTGTCCACCGTGAACATCCAGCACCTGGAGTCGCTCGGGGACGTGGTCGAGGCGATCACCGGGGTACGGCAGCGGGAGACCGTGCCGGACGAGGTGGTCCGCCGGGCCGACCAGGTCGAGCTGGTCGACATGTCCCCGCAGGCACTGCGCCGGCGGATGGCCCACGGGAACATATACAAGCCCGAGAAGGTCGACGCGGCCCTGTCGAACTACTTCCGGCCGGGCAACCTCACCGCCCTGCGCGAGCTGGCGCTGCTGTGGGTGGCCGACCGGGCGGACGAGTACCTCCAGCAGTACCGGGGCGAGCACGACATCCGGTCGACCTGGCAGGCGCGGGAGCGGATCGTCGTCGGGCTCACCGGCGGGCCCGAGGGGCGCACGCTCATCCGGCGTGCCTCGCGGATGGCCGCCAAGAGCTCGGGCAGCGAGATCCTGGCCGTCTACATCGCGCGCAGCGACGGGCTGACCGCCGCGTCGCCGAAGGAGCTCACGGTCCAGCGAACCCTGGTCGAGGACCTGGGCGGAACGTTTCACCATGTGATCGGCGACAACATCCCCGACGCCCTGCTCGCCTTCGCGCGCGGGGTCAACGCCACCCAGATCGTGCTGGGATCCAGCCGCCGCCGCTCGTGGCAGTACGTCTTCGGCCCCGGGGTCGGCGCGAGCGTCGCCCGCGACTCGGGGCCCGACCTCGACGTGCACATCGTCACGCACGAGCACGTGGCCAAGGGCCGCGGCCTGCCCGTGGTGCCCTCGGCGGCCCGGCTCGGGCGGTCCCGGATCACCGCCGGCTGGGTGGTGGGGACGATCCTCCCCGTCCTGCTGTGCCTGCTGCTCACGCACGTCGACGCGGACCTCGGCCTCGCCAACGACATGCTGCTCTTCCTGTCGCTGACGGTGGCGGCCGCGCTGCTCGGCGGCCTCTGGCCGGCCCTGGCCTCCGCCGCCCTCGGCTCGCTCCTGCTGAACTACTTCTTCGCGCCGCCGCTGCACCGGTTCACGGTGTCCGACCCCAAGAACATCGTCGCCATCGCCGTCTTCTTCGGGGTCGCCGTCTCCGTGGCCTCGGTGGTCGACCTGGCCGCCCGGCGCACCCACCAGGCGGCCCGGCTGCGCGCCGAGTCCGAGATCCTCTCCTTCCTGGCCGGCAGCGTGCTGCGGGGCGAGACCACGCTGGACGCGCTGCTGGAGCGGGTGCGCGAGACCTTCGCCATGGAGTCCGTGGCCCTGCTGGAGCGGGCGGGCGACCTGGAGCCGTGGAAACCGGCCGGCAGCGTGGGCCCGAGTCCCGTGGCCCGGCCCGAGGACGCCGACGTGGACATGCCCATCGGGGACCACATGGCCCTGGCCCTCTCCGGGCGCGTGCTGCCCGCCGAGGACCGCCGGGTGCTCGGCGCCTTCGCGGCGCAGGCCGCGGTGGTCCTGGACCGCCAGCGGCTGGTCGGCGAGGCCGAGGACGCCCGCCGCATGGCCGAGGGCAACCGGATCCGCACCGCGCTGCTGGCCGCCGTCAGCCATGACCTCCGTACGCCGCTGGCCTCGATCAAGGCCTCCGTGAGCTCCCTGCGCTCCGCCGACGTGGAATGGAGCGAGGAGGACCGGGCCGAGCTCCTCGAAGGCATCGAGGACGGCGCCGACCGCCTCGACCACCTGGTGGGCAATCTGCTCGACATGTCCCGGCTGCAGACCGGCACCGTCACCCCGCTGATCCGGGAGATCGACCTCGACGAGGTGGTCCCGATGGCGCTGGGCGGCGTACCGGAGGACAGCGTGCTGCTGGACGTGCCCGAGGCGCTGCCCATGGTGGCGGTGGATCCGGGGCTGCTGGAGCGGACCGTGGCCAACGTGGTGGAGAACGCGGTCAAGTACAGCCCGGCGGGGGTGCCCGTCCTGGTGGCCGCCAGCTCTCTGGGCGACCGGGTCGAGGTCCGGGTCGTCGACCGGGGGCGGGGCGTGCCCGACGAGGCCAAGGACCGCATCTTCGCCCCCTTCCAGCGGTACGGGGACGTCCCGCGCGGCGCGGGCGTGGGCCTCGGGCTCGCCGTCGCCCGCGGGTTCGCCGAGGCCATGGGCGGCACCCTGACGGCCGAGGACACCCCGGGCGGCGGGCTGACGATGGTGCTCACCCTGCGCGCGGTGCCCAGCGGGCGGGAAGCGGTGCGTGCCACGGTGGGCGGGGGCGCGACGGCGGGACCGGTCGAACCGGTGGAACCCGTGCGGCCCACGGCACCGATCGAACTTGATCACGACCGTGATCGGACGACGCGACAGAAGGCAGGACCTCAATGA